The sequence TGAATGTGCCCGCGTTCTAAAGGGGGCCGGCGCAAAAGAGGTATGGGGCATTGTGGTCGCAAGAGAGTATGTTAAGAAGGAGAATTAAAGAGGAGGGTTTTTAACTTCGTTCGTTCGATAACTAAGCCCGCTATCCAGGCGCTTAAAAGTCCGACAGCAATGCCGCCGAAAATATCTGTGGGATAGTGGATGCCGGCGGCTATACGGGCGATGCCAATGAGGGCGGCGGAAATAAAAAAATACACACCCAGGCGCCGGTTTCGGAAATATACAAACCACGCTATGCCGAAAAAGAACGCGGCATGTCCAGATGGGAACGAGGCGGAGGTTTCGTGCGCGATAAGCGGAATAAAGTGCAACGCCACAAAAGGCCTGGGGCGGTTATAGAAAAAGCGAACAAGCTCGGTAAGCGCAAGCCGCGAGATAAGGGCTGTCGCTATGGAGCCCCAGGCCATAAGGCGCGTTCTTTCCTCGTCCCCCGGCATCCTACGTTTGCCAAGCCATGGCCGCAAAAGAAGCGCGCCTACAACCGCGTACTGAAGCCACGAACCAAAGAAAATTACAAGTATATTGGCGAGCGCCGATCTGTCGGCAAGGTTATGTAGGGCGAGCACGATAGATGTGTCCATGAATGAGAAATTCACGTTGATCTAATACGGAAGAGGAAACTTTTTGCAGAGCTTAAGTACGTCTTTGTGTATCGTATTTAACGGACGTTTTTTTGTGAGCGCATCATGTATAAGCTGTGCAAGAGAATGCATTTCGCGCTCTCCCATGCCTCTGGAAGTGACCGATGGCGTTCCCATGCGAACCCCTGAAGGATCGAAGGGTTTCGTGTCTCCCGGAACGGTGTTGCGGTTTGCGATGATGCCGACTTCTTCGAGTAAATCCTGGGCAATTTTTCCCTGAATATTTTTTTGGCGTAAATCGAGCAAGAGCAAGTGCGTATCGGTGCCTCCGGTCACCAGCGTATAACCAAGCCGCAAGAGCTCGTCGGCGAGGGCGATTGCGTTTTTTATAACCCGGATCTGGTAAGTTTTATACGAGGGCTTCAGCGCCTCTTCGAGCGCTACTCCGATTCCGGCGATCGTGTGCAGGTGCGGACCTCCCTGGAGGCCCGGGAAGACGGCCTTGTCGATCTTTTCCATCACCTCTTTTTTGCCTACGATGACGGCGCCGCGAGGTCCGCGCAGGGTTTTGTGTGTGGTGAATGTTACAATGTCCGTGAACGGGAATGGCGAGGGATGCAGGCCTGCTCCGACCAGTCCTGCAATATGCGAGATGTCCGCCATGGAATATGCTCCAACTTCTTTTGCGATGTCATGGAATTTTTTAAAATCAATGCGTCGGGGATAAGCCGTTGCGCCAGAAACGATGAGCTTTGGCATGAAACGCTTTGCGGTATCGCGTACGGCCCCGTAGTCCAAAAGCCCCGTCTCTTGATTGACGAAGTATTTTATGGATGTAAATAGCTTGCCGGTTGCCGAGACTTTGTGTCCATGAGTGAGATGCCCGCCGTGGGAAAGCTCCAGTCCCATAAATGGGTCTCCGGGGCTCAAAAGCGCCATATATACGGCAAGATTTGCGGGTGAGCCCGAATGCGGCTGGACATTTA comes from bacterium and encodes:
- the glyA gene encoding serine hydroxymethyltransferase; this translates as MKSHITALIKKELGRQRMTLDLIPSENIASPAVLNAIASPFINKYAEGYPGRRYYPGNAVADELETYVQQLIRKVFLLDESYAVNVQPHSGSPANLAVYMALLSPGDPFMGLELSHGGHLTHGHKVSATGKLFTSIKYFVNQETGLLDYGAVRDTAKRFMPKLIVSGATAYPRRIDFKKFHDIAKEVGAYSMADISHIAGLVGAGLHPSPFPFTDIVTFTTHKTLRGPRGAVIVGKKEVMEKIDKAVFPGLQGGPHLHTIAGIGVALEEALKPSYKTYQIRVIKNAIALADELLRLGYTLVTGGTDTHLLLLDLRQKNIQGKIAQDLLEEVGIIANRNTVPGDTKPFDPSGVRMGTPSVTSRGMGEREMHSLAQLIHDALTKKRPLNTIHKDVLKLCKKFPLPY
- a CDS encoding phosphatase PAP2 family protein, which codes for MDTSIVLALHNLADRSALANILVIFFGSWLQYAVVGALLLRPWLGKRRMPGDEERTRLMAWGSIATALISRLALTELVRFFYNRPRPFVALHFIPLIAHETSASFPSGHAAFFFGIAWFVYFRNRRLGVYFFISAALIGIARIAAGIHYPTDIFGGIAVGLLSAWIAGLVIERTKLKTLLFNSPS